The Hyphomicrobium sp. MC1 genome window below encodes:
- the thpR gene encoding RNA 2',3'-cyclic phosphodiesterase, with protein sequence MPRLFTAIELPDDICDELHRLRMPLPGARWIKPESYHITLRFAGDIGNVQAREFADNLARIEPDGFELRLSSLGVFGGDDPHSIWAGVEPKPELEDLARAHEKAARNAGLAPDTRAFKPHVTLARLKHSNVDAVARYLSRYGGYRSEPFFVARTLLMSSRPSVGGGPYGVEERFPMRGMGFLADEGEGDVSW encoded by the coding sequence ATGCCCCGCTTGTTTACGGCCATCGAACTGCCTGACGATATTTGCGACGAGCTGCATCGGTTGCGTATGCCTCTTCCCGGCGCACGCTGGATCAAACCCGAGAGCTACCACATCACGCTGCGGTTCGCGGGCGACATCGGCAACGTCCAAGCTCGCGAGTTTGCCGACAACCTCGCCCGCATCGAACCTGACGGCTTCGAGCTGCGCTTGTCCAGTCTTGGCGTCTTCGGAGGTGACGATCCGCATTCGATCTGGGCGGGCGTCGAACCCAAACCTGAACTCGAAGACCTCGCCCGCGCCCATGAGAAAGCTGCGCGCAACGCCGGTCTTGCGCCCGATACGCGGGCCTTCAAACCGCATGTCACGCTCGCCCGCCTGAAGCATTCGAACGTCGATGCCGTTGCCCGTTACTTGTCGCGCTACGGCGGCTATCGCTCGGAGCCGTTTTTCGTTGCACGAACATTGCTGATGTCCTCGCGCCCAAGCGTCGGCGGCGGCCCGTACGGCGTCGAAGAACGCTTCCCGATGCGCGGCATGGGCTTCCTGGCAGATGAGGGCGAAGGCGACGTGAGCTGGTAA
- a CDS encoding arylesterase → MNAKASRAPIRVSGWIAKIAFRVMICAGMMAPLVTSATAVSSRPLTIVAFGDSLTAGYGVKTSDSFPAQLQMALQAKGHKVTVTNAGVSGDTTSGGLERLDWALDPKPDAVIMELGANDALRGIDPKVPRENLDKMLADLKAKGIPVLLTGMKAPNNWGDDYAKKFDAIFPDLAKKYDVPLYPFFLEGVALDPSFTQPDGLHPTAKGVAEIVKRILPDVEALIARIEQSETTAKGAAP, encoded by the coding sequence ATGAACGCTAAAGCTTCCCGCGCCCCAATTCGGGTTTCTGGCTGGATTGCGAAGATCGCCTTTCGCGTGATGATCTGTGCCGGGATGATGGCTCCGCTCGTAACCTCTGCAACTGCCGTGTCGTCGCGCCCGCTGACGATCGTCGCCTTCGGCGACAGTCTGACGGCCGGTTACGGCGTCAAAACCAGCGACTCCTTCCCGGCCCAGCTTCAGATGGCGCTTCAGGCCAAAGGACACAAGGTCACCGTAACGAATGCCGGCGTTTCGGGCGATACGACGTCGGGCGGACTGGAACGCCTCGACTGGGCGCTCGATCCCAAACCCGACGCGGTCATCATGGAGCTTGGCGCCAACGACGCGCTGCGCGGTATCGACCCGAAAGTCCCGCGCGAAAACCTCGACAAGATGCTGGCCGATCTCAAAGCCAAAGGCATTCCCGTTCTGCTCACCGGCATGAAAGCGCCGAACAATTGGGGCGACGATTACGCCAAAAAATTCGATGCGATCTTTCCGGATCTCGCAAAAAAATACGACGTTCCGCTCTATCCGTTTTTTCTCGAAGGCGTCGCGCTCGATCCCTCATTTACGCAACCCGATGGTCTGCATCCAACGGCCAAAGGCGTTGCCGAAATCGTGAAACGCATTCTGCCTGACGTCGAAGCGCTTATCGCGCGCATCGAGCAAAGTGAGACAACAGCAAAAGGGGCCGCGCCTTAA
- a CDS encoding ABC transporter ATP-binding protein encodes MRHKSDTTHISHDKAGHLSLSDPIIKLDNVQLTLTSRAGPVHILRGVSLAIPRGQSAAIVGPSGSGKTSLLMTMAGLERATSGRITVAGRDLGSLSEDNLAVLRGADMGIVFQSFHLVPTMTALENVALPMELAGETKAFETARDLLAEVGLSARVDHFPAELSGGEQQRVAIARALSRSPDILFADEPTGNLDGRTGKQIIELLFGLRERRGATLVIVTHDNKLAAMTDRVIRMTDGAIVADERTEPAMRAVSS; translated from the coding sequence GTGCGGCACAAGTCCGATACGACACACATCAGCCACGACAAGGCAGGGCATCTTAGCTTGAGCGATCCGATCATTAAACTCGACAATGTGCAGTTGACCTTAACGAGCCGCGCCGGGCCAGTACATATCCTGCGTGGCGTGTCGCTTGCGATTCCGCGCGGGCAATCGGCGGCGATCGTCGGGCCATCAGGATCGGGCAAGACCTCGCTGCTGATGACGATGGCGGGCCTCGAACGGGCGACAAGCGGGCGCATTACGGTCGCGGGGCGCGATCTCGGATCGCTGTCGGAAGATAATCTGGCCGTGCTGCGCGGCGCCGACATGGGCATCGTGTTCCAGTCGTTTCATCTCGTGCCGACGATGACGGCGCTGGAAAACGTCGCCCTGCCGATGGAGCTTGCGGGCGAAACGAAGGCCTTCGAGACGGCGCGCGATCTGCTAGCGGAAGTCGGCCTAAGTGCCCGCGTCGATCATTTTCCAGCGGAGCTTTCGGGCGGTGAGCAGCAGCGCGTTGCGATTGCGCGTGCATTGAGCCGGTCGCCAGACATTTTGTTCGCGGACGAACCGACAGGCAATCTCGACGGACGGACGGGCAAGCAGATCATCGAGCTGTTGTTCGGTCTGCGCGAGCGGCGCGGCGCGACCCTCGTGATCGTCACGCATGACAACAAGCTTGCGGCGATGACCGATCGCGTGATCCGCATGACGGACGGCGCAATCGTCGCCGACGAGAGGACGGAACCCGCTATGCGCGCGGTTTCGTCGTGA
- a CDS encoding ABC transporter permease, whose product MTALSNLDGAAQPKRASVLTIVRLGLREIRNGFDGFRIFIACLALGVMVIAAVGALADALRAGLTKQGEAILGGDVVFARMHVRGTSEDQQLFHSLGRVSETATMRTMARRTDGSDQALAELKGVDGAYPLAGTVTLKSGGTFAEALSGQGAVADAMLLDRLGLKIGDEMRIGSENVVIKGILDNEPDAIVDRMTYGPRVFVSLATLEKTDLIKPGTLIRWRYAIKLPAGAPSDRGALSNLRKSVAEKLPTGGYTSNDRYDPSPQISRALDRLRQFLILIGLASLLVGGVGIANAVSTFIDKRMKVIATLRSIGASGSQIMGIFLVQLVIMSAVGIAIGLALGVAVPSIIDEFYGDLLPVRINVEVSPLSLGLAALYGALVALLFALWPLGRAENVPATVLFRDSINGSGGRPRTSLIVLMAALGAALVAIAVMTSEPRSIALWILAGLVVMLVVFGWLGGFLARMARRLPRPSRPELGLALRNIGSPDGLTRSVVLSLGTGLSLLVVVALANASLVADLRDRLPEEAPDYFLLDIPPGDFDGLKARIAQDAPGTSLVEAPMLRGRIVAIKGTPVEDLKFPSDTQWVLNGDRGLSYSGSIPEGSALTAGSWWAKDYSGAPLVSFEGEIAKKLGLGLGDSVTINVLGRNITAKVASLREVKWESIALNFIMVFSPNTLRAAPHNLLATVRLPPGTAADVETRMVRDIGRSYPSVSAIRVRDAIDQFSKIFAKVMVAVQVAGSVTLTAGALVLAGALVTAQRRRILEAVILKTIGARRRQILMAHAWEYALLAVIAALIAILLGSVIAWVAVTRVMELDYVFSLNAVFVTLGVAAAMIAVFGGIGTWMILKAPPAGYLRSE is encoded by the coding sequence GTGACGGCACTCTCGAATTTGGACGGCGCGGCTCAGCCGAAGCGCGCGAGTGTTCTCACCATCGTTCGTCTCGGTTTGCGCGAAATTCGCAATGGTTTCGATGGTTTTCGCATTTTCATCGCCTGTCTGGCGCTGGGCGTGATGGTGATCGCGGCCGTCGGCGCGCTGGCCGATGCGCTGCGCGCCGGACTGACGAAACAGGGCGAGGCGATCCTCGGCGGCGATGTCGTGTTCGCGCGGATGCATGTTCGCGGCACGTCCGAGGATCAGCAGCTGTTTCACAGTCTCGGGCGGGTGAGCGAAACGGCAACGATGCGAACGATGGCGCGGCGTACCGACGGTTCGGATCAGGCGCTGGCGGAGTTGAAAGGCGTCGATGGCGCTTATCCGCTCGCAGGGACGGTAACGCTGAAGAGCGGCGGCACATTTGCCGAAGCGCTTTCCGGACAGGGCGCTGTCGCCGATGCCATGTTGCTTGATCGGCTCGGTCTCAAGATCGGCGATGAGATGCGCATCGGCTCCGAAAATGTCGTGATTAAAGGCATTCTCGATAACGAGCCGGATGCCATCGTCGACCGCATGACCTATGGCCCGCGTGTGTTCGTGTCACTCGCGACGCTTGAAAAAACCGATCTCATCAAGCCCGGCACGCTCATTCGCTGGCGCTATGCAATTAAGTTGCCGGCGGGTGCGCCAAGCGACCGTGGAGCGCTTTCGAATTTGCGCAAATCGGTTGCCGAAAAACTTCCGACCGGCGGCTACACCAGCAACGATCGTTATGATCCGTCGCCGCAGATCAGCCGGGCACTCGACCGGTTGCGGCAGTTTCTAATTCTGATTGGGCTCGCGTCGCTTCTGGTCGGCGGCGTCGGCATTGCCAATGCGGTTTCGACGTTCATCGACAAGCGGATGAAGGTGATCGCGACACTTCGAAGTATCGGTGCTTCGGGATCGCAGATCATGGGCATATTCCTGGTGCAGCTCGTCATCATGAGCGCGGTCGGTATTGCCATTGGGTTGGCGCTGGGCGTTGCGGTGCCGTCGATCATCGACGAATTCTACGGCGATCTCCTGCCCGTGCGCATCAATGTCGAGGTCTCGCCGCTCAGTCTGGGACTCGCGGCGCTCTATGGTGCGCTCGTTGCGTTGCTGTTTGCGCTTTGGCCGTTGGGACGAGCGGAAAACGTGCCCGCGACAGTGCTCTTTCGCGACAGCATTAACGGATCCGGCGGTCGGCCGCGAACATCGCTGATCGTGTTGATGGCGGCGCTCGGTGCGGCGCTGGTCGCGATCGCGGTGATGACGTCGGAGCCACGGTCGATTGCGCTTTGGATTCTTGCCGGGCTGGTCGTCATGCTGGTCGTATTCGGCTGGCTCGGTGGATTTCTGGCGCGGATGGCGCGTCGCCTGCCGCGTCCGTCGCGGCCGGAATTGGGACTGGCGTTGCGCAACATCGGTTCGCCTGACGGGCTGACGCGTTCTGTCGTGCTGTCGCTCGGGACCGGCCTTTCGCTGCTCGTCGTGGTGGCACTTGCGAATGCTTCACTGGTGGCGGATTTGCGCGACCGCTTGCCTGAGGAAGCGCCGGATTATTTCCTGCTCGACATTCCGCCCGGAGATTTCGATGGGTTGAAGGCGCGCATCGCGCAAGACGCGCCGGGCACGTCACTGGTCGAAGCGCCGATGCTGCGCGGCCGGATCGTCGCGATCAAAGGTACGCCGGTCGAGGATCTCAAGTTTCCATCCGATACCCAGTGGGTACTGAACGGCGACCGTGGCCTGAGTTATTCCGGCAGCATTCCAGAAGGTTCGGCACTCACCGCCGGTTCCTGGTGGGCGAAAGATTACTCCGGGGCGCCGCTCGTGTCGTTCGAGGGCGAAATCGCGAAAAAACTCGGCCTCGGGCTCGGTGACAGCGTGACGATCAATGTGCTCGGACGGAATATCACGGCGAAGGTCGCAAGCCTGCGCGAGGTGAAGTGGGAGAGCATCGCCCTCAACTTCATCATGGTGTTCTCGCCGAACACGCTGCGGGCGGCGCCGCATAATCTGCTCGCGACGGTGCGCCTGCCGCCGGGAACGGCGGCGGATGTCGAAACCCGCATGGTGCGCGATATCGGCCGGTCCTATCCGTCGGTCAGCGCCATTCGCGTTCGCGACGCAATCGATCAGTTCAGCAAGATCTTCGCGAAAGTGATGGTGGCGGTTCAAGTTGCAGGTAGCGTGACCCTGACGGCGGGCGCGCTCGTTTTAGCAGGCGCGCTCGTAACGGCGCAGCGGCGGCGAATCCTCGAAGCCGTGATCCTGAAGACGATCGGGGCACGGCGGCGGCAGATTCTCATGGCGCACGCCTGGGAATATGCCTTGCTGGCCGTGATTGCGGCGCTCATCGCCATTCTGCTCGGCAGCGTCATCGCTTGGGTTGCCGTTACCCGCGTGATGGAATTGGATTATGTCTTTTCGCTCAATGCCGTTTTCGTGACGCTCGGGGTTGCAGCGGCTATGATTGCGGTGTTCGGTGGGATCGGAACGTGGATGATCCTTAAGGCTCCGCCTGCAGGTTACCTGCGTTCAGAATAA
- a CDS encoding Bax inhibitor-1/YccA family protein, translating into MAEVFSRPNSPYGSARTSGAIDQGLRSFMLGTYNYMALGVAGTAAIVMLLMANPQVMASIALGPMKWVLFAVVMGLGWFAPRLFFGGSTAMAHGAYWLYCAAWGALIAPMVSLYVSTGMAGLVGQAFFIAAAMFAVTSLIGYTTKKDMTGWSGFLSMASIGLIVVMLGSFFFITDPGTSKTVSMGISAVVVLLFSVITAFETQAIKSMYIENAQYGGEEQLKRSSIFGAFMLYGSFITLFIHILNLLGMANRN; encoded by the coding sequence ATGGCTGAAGTTTTTTCGCGACCAAATAGCCCGTACGGCAGCGCGCGGACATCTGGCGCGATCGACCAGGGGCTGCGCTCGTTCATGCTCGGCACCTACAACTACATGGCGCTCGGCGTAGCCGGAACGGCGGCCATTGTCATGCTTCTGATGGCCAACCCGCAGGTTATGGCTTCAATTGCACTGGGCCCCATGAAGTGGGTGCTATTTGCAGTGGTCATGGGCCTGGGCTGGTTCGCTCCCCGCCTGTTCTTCGGCGGTAGCACGGCAATGGCGCATGGCGCCTACTGGCTCTACTGCGCGGCTTGGGGCGCACTGATCGCTCCGATGGTCTCGCTTTACGTTTCGACCGGCATGGCTGGCCTCGTCGGTCAGGCGTTCTTCATCGCCGCTGCGATGTTCGCGGTCACGAGCCTCATCGGCTACACCACGAAGAAGGACATGACCGGCTGGAGCGGTTTCCTGTCGATGGCGTCGATCGGCCTGATCGTCGTCATGCTCGGCAGCTTCTTCTTCATCACCGATCCCGGCACCAGCAAGACGGTGAGCATGGGTATCTCGGCCGTCGTCGTGCTGCTCTTCTCGGTCATCACGGCGTTTGAAACGCAGGCGATCAAGTCGATGTACATCGAGAACGCCCAGTATGGTGGCGAAGAGCAGCTGAAGCGGTCGTCGATCTTCGGCGCCTTCATGCTCTACGGCTCATTCATCACGCTCTTCATCCACATCCTGAACCTGTTGGGAATGGCGAATCGCAACTAA
- a CDS encoding DUF2794 domain-containing protein translates to MSETTDPIVFRPRSAGTPGSPDQHSEPGRRTTFDRYELTAILDLYGRKVASGAWRDYAIDLLRDKAVFSVYRKASEYALYRIEKDLRLARKQGAYSVIAAGGLIMKRGHDLKRVLSVLEDRPDVVSF, encoded by the coding sequence TTGAGCGAGACAACCGACCCGATAGTTTTTCGCCCGCGCTCAGCGGGCACGCCTGGATCGCCCGATCAGCATTCGGAGCCAGGCCGACGAACCACATTCGATCGCTACGAACTCACAGCCATTCTCGATCTCTACGGCCGCAAAGTCGCCTCGGGCGCTTGGCGCGACTACGCCATCGACCTGCTGCGCGACAAGGCCGTCTTCTCCGTCTATCGCAAGGCCAGCGAATACGCGCTCTATCGCATCGAGAAGGATCTGCGCCTAGCGCGCAAACAGGGCGCCTACAGCGTCATCGCGGCCGGCGGCCTCATCATGAAGCGCGGCCACGACCTGAAACGCGTGCTGAGCGTCCTCGAAGACCGCCCCGACGTCGTAAGCTTTTAA
- a CDS encoding M3 family metallopeptidase gives MIAKRKAASKPRPKATANPLMMKWNGEFAMPPFEKIEARHFKPALEAAFREHKAEIEKIARNPAKPTFANTIIALEKSGWQLSRVASVFWNLEGSDSTPELQEVARDMAPRFAAHETQILLDKRLFKRVDALYERRDALKLNDEDLRVLERHHLEFVRAGARLSSADKSRVKEINARLATLVTQFMQNVLKDEQSWQLVLDGENDLAGLPQTLKDSAERAAADVGLPGKAIVTLARSSVEGFLTYSARRDLREQAFNAWISRGARAGDTDNRQIVAEAVALRGEYARLMGFKSYAEFSLQDTMAKTPVAVDELLRAVWAKAIVRAKGERDLLAAEAQNAGDNSEIMPWDWRYYSEKVRQAKYDFDESKLQPYLELDHMIRAAFDTATKLFGLKFKERKDLPRYHPEVRVWEVLDKKGQHVGIFMGDYFARATKRSGAWMSSFRSQHKLGKGQTPIIINVLNFTKGGDGMPPLLSFDDARTLFHEFGHGLHGLLSNVTYPSISGTSVSRDFVELPSQLYEHWLSTADVLEKHALHYKTGKPMPKSLRQRLTAARNFNQGFATIEYTSSALVDMALYSADMSEIGDIEGFERDALNGIDMPKEIVMRHRLPHFMHIMSGYAAGYYSYLWSEVMDADAFAAFEETGNVFHPATAKKLHEFIYSAGNRRDPHDAYVAFRGRPPKIDGLLKKRGLAA, from the coding sequence ATGATAGCAAAGCGTAAGGCGGCATCGAAGCCGCGCCCAAAAGCCACCGCCAATCCATTGATGATGAAATGGAACGGCGAATTCGCCATGCCGCCATTCGAGAAAATCGAGGCGCGCCATTTCAAACCGGCGCTCGAAGCGGCGTTTCGCGAGCACAAAGCAGAAATCGAAAAGATCGCACGCAATCCGGCAAAGCCGACGTTCGCCAATACGATCATCGCTCTTGAAAAGAGCGGCTGGCAGTTGTCCCGCGTCGCGTCGGTTTTCTGGAATCTCGAAGGCTCGGATTCGACGCCGGAATTGCAGGAAGTCGCGCGCGATATGGCGCCTCGTTTTGCAGCGCACGAAACGCAGATTCTGCTTGATAAGCGCCTCTTCAAGCGTGTCGACGCTCTTTACGAGCGCCGCGATGCGCTGAAGCTCAATGATGAAGACCTGCGTGTGCTCGAACGCCACCATCTGGAATTCGTTCGCGCGGGCGCACGGCTGTCGTCGGCAGACAAATCACGCGTGAAAGAGATCAATGCGCGCCTCGCGACGCTCGTCACGCAGTTCATGCAGAACGTCTTGAAAGACGAGCAGTCCTGGCAGCTCGTTCTCGACGGCGAGAACGATTTGGCCGGACTGCCTCAAACGCTCAAGGACAGTGCGGAACGGGCGGCCGCTGATGTGGGTCTTCCGGGCAAGGCGATCGTGACGCTGGCGCGGTCGAGTGTCGAAGGGTTCCTGACGTACTCTGCCCGTAGAGATTTGCGGGAGCAGGCGTTCAACGCCTGGATCAGCCGCGGTGCGCGCGCTGGCGATACCGACAACAGGCAGATCGTTGCCGAAGCGGTTGCCTTGCGTGGCGAATATGCGCGGCTGATGGGCTTCAAGTCGTATGCCGAATTCAGCCTGCAGGACACGATGGCGAAGACGCCGGTTGCCGTCGATGAGCTTCTTCGCGCCGTGTGGGCGAAGGCCATCGTGCGCGCCAAAGGCGAACGCGATCTGCTGGCGGCCGAAGCGCAGAACGCGGGCGACAATTCGGAAATCATGCCATGGGACTGGCGCTACTATTCCGAAAAGGTGCGCCAGGCGAAGTACGATTTCGACGAGTCGAAGCTGCAGCCCTATCTCGAACTCGATCACATGATCCGCGCCGCGTTCGACACGGCGACGAAGCTCTTCGGATTGAAGTTCAAGGAGCGCAAGGATCTGCCGCGCTATCACCCCGAGGTGCGCGTGTGGGAGGTGCTCGACAAGAAAGGCCAGCACGTCGGCATCTTCATGGGCGATTATTTCGCGCGGGCGACGAAGCGCTCCGGCGCGTGGATGTCGTCATTCCGCTCGCAGCACAAGCTCGGCAAGGGCCAGACGCCGATCATCATCAACGTCTTGAATTTCACGAAGGGCGGCGACGGCATGCCGCCGCTACTGTCGTTCGATGATGCGCGCACGCTGTTCCACGAATTCGGGCACGGGCTGCACGGGTTATTGTCCAACGTGACGTATCCGTCGATCTCGGGAACGTCAGTGTCGCGCGATTTCGTCGAGCTGCCGTCGCAGCTTTACGAGCATTGGCTGTCGACGGCGGACGTGCTCGAAAAGCACGCGCTGCACTACAAGACCGGCAAGCCGATGCCGAAATCCCTGCGGCAGCGGCTGACGGCGGCGCGCAATTTCAATCAAGGATTTGCGACAATTGAATATACGTCGTCGGCGCTCGTCGATATGGCGCTCTATTCCGCCGACATGTCGGAAATCGGCGATATCGAAGGCTTCGAGCGTGATGCTCTCAACGGCATCGACATGCCGAAAGAGATTGTGATGCGGCACCGGCTGCCGCACTTCATGCACATCATGTCCGGCTATGCAGCGGGCTATTACAGCTATCTGTGGTCGGAAGTGATGGACGCGGATGCGTTCGCGGCGTTCGAAGAGACGGGCAACGTGTTTCATCCGGCGACGGCAAAGAAGCTGCACGAGTTCATTTACTCGGCAGGCAATCGGCGCGATCCGCACGACGCGTACGTGGCGTTTCGCGGGCGGCCGCCGAAGATCGACGGCTTGCTGAAGAAGCGCGGGCTGGCGGCTTGA
- a CDS encoding thioredoxin family protein has translation MRFREFLLAVLVVGASALPASAQEVPVDRPADQPVKAVVELFTSQGCSSCPPADEVLKTLADDPSIIALSLPVDYWNYLGWKDTFASPRNTERQRNYARARGDGQIYTPQAVVNGEIPVNGSSKAAIEQAIDETSKSGGPRQVPVRFWQERNTMNFALGADASGHAPREATIWLGVVQMSGSVPVKDGENAGKTLTYTNVVHELIPVGIWKGQPMQVQLPRAAMMQADVQKVVVLVQEGRSGPIIGATMAGLW, from the coding sequence ATGCGTTTTCGCGAATTCCTGCTGGCGGTCCTCGTCGTCGGTGCCAGCGCCCTTCCCGCTTCAGCCCAGGAAGTTCCCGTCGACCGGCCAGCGGACCAGCCCGTCAAAGCCGTCGTCGAACTTTTCACGAGCCAGGGATGCTCGTCCTGCCCGCCTGCCGATGAAGTGCTGAAGACGCTCGCCGATGACCCGTCGATCATCGCCCTGTCGCTGCCCGTCGACTACTGGAACTATCTCGGCTGGAAAGACACCTTTGCCTCGCCGCGCAACACCGAGCGGCAACGCAATTACGCCCGCGCCCGGGGCGACGGCCAGATCTACACGCCGCAGGCGGTCGTGAACGGCGAAATCCCTGTCAATGGCTCCTCGAAAGCCGCAATCGAGCAAGCTATCGACGAAACCTCCAAATCCGGAGGACCCCGCCAGGTGCCGGTCCGTTTCTGGCAGGAGCGCAACACCATGAACTTCGCGCTGGGCGCCGATGCATCCGGCCATGCCCCGCGCGAGGCGACGATCTGGCTCGGCGTCGTCCAGATGTCGGGTTCGGTGCCGGTCAAGGATGGCGAGAACGCCGGCAAGACGCTGACCTACACCAACGTCGTCCACGAGCTCATTCCCGTCGGCATCTGGAAAGGCCAGCCGATGCAGGTGCAGCTTCCCCGCGCCGCCATGATGCAGGCCGACGTGCAGAAGGTCGTCGTGCTCGTGCAGGAAGGCCGCAGCGGCCCCATCATCGGCGCGACGATGGCGGGCCTCTGGTAG
- a CDS encoding Panacea domain-containing protein encodes MSKRLHVMKLNLDRQKAVEAIDYVARQWPGVTQYYLCKVMYFADKEHCLDWGRTITGDRYVAMDHGPVPSRVYEMLKPASGEEDELLNLLSERVLFQLEGNKIHVHSKGTNDFSSLSATDLECLSNAITFCKPLGFSRLREITHRELAWSRAAKDNSTSNPPMDLADWFEGGDLDREKAAAELIQNARHGVR; translated from the coding sequence ATGAGTAAGCGCCTACATGTCATGAAATTGAACCTTGATCGCCAGAAGGCGGTCGAGGCGATTGACTATGTCGCGCGTCAGTGGCCGGGGGTGACGCAATATTACCTTTGTAAGGTAATGTACTTCGCTGACAAAGAGCACTGTCTCGACTGGGGTCGAACAATTACGGGCGACAGGTACGTCGCCATGGATCACGGCCCAGTTCCTTCACGAGTATATGAGATGCTTAAGCCTGCCTCCGGGGAGGAGGATGAGCTGCTCAATTTGCTTTCGGAGCGGGTCTTGTTTCAGCTGGAAGGAAACAAAATCCACGTCCACTCAAAAGGTACTAATGATTTTTCTTCGCTCTCTGCCACAGACTTAGAATGCTTGAGCAATGCGATTACGTTTTGTAAGCCGTTGGGATTCTCTCGCTTGCGCGAGATAACGCATCGGGAATTAGCTTGGTCACGAGCGGCGAAAGATAATTCTACAAGCAATCCTCCGATGGACTTGGCTGACTGGTTCGAAGGCGGCGATCTTGACCGAGAGAAGGCTGCTGCAGAGTTGATACAGAATGCCAGGCACGGGGTGCGCTAG